The following coding sequences lie in one Candoia aspera isolate rCanAsp1 chromosome 11, rCanAsp1.hap2, whole genome shotgun sequence genomic window:
- the PDPR gene encoding pyruvate dehydrogenase phosphatase regulatory subunit, mitochondrial isoform X2: protein MRTGSISLAQTQDRLISLKRIASRLKVMGIPCELIPPKRVAQLHPFMNIHDLVGAMHVPEDAVVSSADVTLALASAAAANGVQIHERTSVIHVLGQKGCVTGVETDRGLIECPYFVNCAGQWAYELGLSNEEPVSIPLHACEHFYLLTRPLKTPLESSTPTIVDLDGRIYIRSWQGGILSGGFEKNPKPIFTEGRNQLEIQSLQEDWDHFEPLLSALLRRMPELEALEIMQLVNCPESFTPDMRCIMGESPTIQGYFVLAGMNAAGTSFAGGAGKYLAEWMVNGYPSDNVWPLDLKRFGALQSSRTFLRHRVMEVMPLIYDLKVPRWDFQTGRQLRTSPLYDRLDAQGARWMEKHGFERAKYFVPPGKDLLALDQSKTFYKPDWFDIVGAEVKCCKEAVCVIDMSSFTKFEISSTGGQALEVLQYLFSNDLDVPVGHIVHTGMLNHNGGYENDCSVVRLNKRSFFMISPTDQQVHCWAWLKKHMPEDSNLFLEDVTWKYTALNLIGPRAMDVLSELSYAPMTPEHFPSLFCKEMSVGYANGIRVMSMTHTGEPGFMLYIPIEYALHVYNEVMNVGQKYGIRNTGYYALRSLRIEKFFAFWGQDLDAFTTPMECGREFRVKLDKGVDFIGRDALMAQKQEGVYKRFTMFILEDHNTDLDLWPWWGEPIYRNGCCVGKTTSSAYSYTLERHVCLGFVQNPDPETGEEQLVTPDFVNRGEYEVDIAGQRFQAKAKLYPFSSLFTPRRRKDEMEFSGFQGK from the exons ATGAGGACGGGCTCTATCTCACTGGCTCAGACACAAGACCGGCTGATCTCCCTGAAGCGCATAGCCTCACGGCTCAA AGTCATGGGGATCCCCTGTGAGCTTATCCCGCCAAAGAGAGTGGCCCAGCTCCACCCCTTTATGAACATCCATGACCTGGTGGGGGCTATGCACGTGCCTGAGGATGCCGTTGTATCATCTGCTGACGTGACCCTCGCTTTGGCCAGTGCTGCTGCGGCGAATG GGGTTCAAATCCACGAGCGAACCAGCGTCATCCACGTCTTGGGCCAGAAGGGCTGTGTAACTGGAGTGGAGACTGACCGAGGGCTGATTGAGTGCCCGTACTTCGTTAACTGTGCTGGACAG TGGGCTTATGAGCTGGGTCTTTCCAACGAGGAGCCAGTCAGCATCCCGCTGCACGCCTGCGAGCACTTCTACCTCCTGACGCGCCCCCTGAAGACGCCCCTGGAGAGTAGCACTCCAA CTATTGTGGACCTTGACGGGAGGATCTACATTCGCAGCTGGCAGGGGGGCATCCTCTCCGGTGGCTTTGAGAAGAACCCCAAGCCTATTTTCACGGAGGGCCGGAACCAGCTGGAGATACAGAGCCTGCAGGAAGACTGGGATCACTTTG AGCCACTTCTGAGTGCCTTGCTGCGGAGGATGCCGGAACTGGAGGCCCTGGAGATAATGCAGCTGGTGAATTGCCCAGAATCCTTTACTCCAGACATGCGATGCATCATGGGAGAATCCCCCACTATACAGGGCTACTTTGTCCTAGCAGGAATGAATGCGGCTGGTACATCCTTTGCGGGTGGAGCAGGCAA GTACCTGGCTGAATGGATGGTGAACGGTTACCCCTCTGACAACGTCTGGCCCTTGGACCTGAAGCGCTTTGGAGCTCTGCAAAGCAGCCGCACCTTCCTCCGCCACCGGGTCATGGAAGTGATGC CCCTGATTTATGACCTGAAAGTTCCCCGCTGGGATTTCCAGACCGGCAGGCAACTCCGCACGTCTCCCCTTTATGACCGGCTGGATGCCCAGGGAGCGAGGTGGATGGAGAAGCATGGCTTTGAGAGGGCAAAATACTTTGTCCCTCCAGGGAAAG ATTTGCTGGCTCTGGATCAGAGTAAGACGTTTTACAAGCCAGACTGGTTTGACATTGTGGGGGCAGAGGTCAAGTGCTGCAAAGAGGCCGTGTGTGTCATTGACATGTCCTCGTTCACCAAGTTTGAGATAAGC TCCACGGGGGGCCAAGCTTTGGAGGTTCTGCAGTATCTCTTCTCCAATGACCTGGACGTGCCAGTTGGGCACATTGTACACACAGGGATGCTCAATCACAACGGCGGGTACGAGAACGACTGCAGCGTGGTCCGCTTGAACAAACGCAG CTTCTTCATGATTTCCCCCACAGACCAGCAGGTTCACTGCTGGGCCTGGTTGAAGAAGCACATGCCTGAAGACAGCAACCTCTTCCTGGAAGACGTCACCTGGAAGTACACAG CTTTGAATCTGATCGGCCCAcgtgccatggatgtcctgtcaGAGCTCTCTTACGCGCCAATGACGCCCGAacacttcccttccctcttctgtAAG GAGATGAGTGTCGGCTACGCCAATGGAATCCGTGTCATGAGCATGACGCACACGGGGGAGCCGGGCTTTATGCTTTACATCCCCATCGAG TATGCTCTCCACGTGTACAACGAGGTGATGAACGTGGGGCAGAAGTACGGGATCCGGAACACTGGCTATTACGCCCTCCGCAGCTTGCGCATTGAGAAGTTTTTTGCCTTCTGGGGCCAAGATCTGGACGCTTTCACCACCCCGATGGAATGTGGGCGAGAATTCCGGGTTAAGCTTGACAAG GGCGTGGATTTCATCGGGAGGGATGCGCTGATGGCTCAGAAGCAGGAGGGGGTCTACAAGCGCTTCACCATGTTCATCCTCGAAGACCACAACACGGACCTGGACTTGTGGCCCTGGTGGGGGGAGCCCATCTACCGCAACGGCTGCTGCGTTGGCAAGACCACCAGCAGCGCTTACAGCTACACGCTGGAGCGGCACGTTTGCCTGGGCTTCGTTCAGAACCCGGACCCTGAAACCGGCGAAGAGCAACTGGTGACCCCAGACTTCGTCAACCGGGGCGAATACGAGGTCGACATTGCGGGGCAGCGCTTCCAGGCCAAGGCCAAGCTGTACCCCTTCAGCTCCCTTTTCACCCCACGCCGGCGCAAGGACGAGATGGAGTTCAGCGGCTTCCAGGGAAAGTAA